One region of Streptomyces rishiriensis genomic DNA includes:
- a CDS encoding ABC transporter substrate-binding protein has protein sequence MPGTTRRTVLRGLGGAAVLGAGIPLLSACAGNSASSDTKTVTVGSNASDAVPKKAYGDVYAAFTKQSGIEVTLNTKDHNTFQEQINSYLQGTPDDVFQWFAGYRMQFFAEKGLATPIDDVWKTIGGNFPPAMHDLSKGQDGKYYLVPLTTSPWAVFYRKSVFEKHGYEVPTTWDAYVALCRRMKKDGLVPIAYGDKDAWPAMGSFDQINFRLNGYDFHVELMAGKASWTDAKVRKVFDTWAETLPYHQEGAVGRTWQDAAQTLVAKKAGMYMLGMFVAQQFTDKADLDDLDFFAFPEIDPAYGQDTVEAPTDGIMLSKKPRNHAGSVKLLEFLGTPQAEETYLKADPSLIAASSKADTSAYSALQKKAYAMISGAKHLTQFMDRDSRPDFTSTVMQPALQKFVRDPKGIDGLLSSIERQKKTIFASG, from the coding sequence ATGCCTGGAACCACCCGCCGCACCGTGCTCCGCGGACTCGGCGGAGCCGCGGTACTGGGCGCCGGCATCCCTCTCCTGAGTGCCTGCGCCGGCAACTCCGCCTCGTCGGACACCAAGACCGTCACCGTCGGCTCCAACGCCTCCGACGCCGTACCGAAGAAGGCGTACGGCGACGTCTACGCGGCCTTCACGAAGCAATCGGGGATCGAGGTCACCCTCAACACCAAGGACCACAACACCTTCCAGGAACAGATCAACTCCTACCTGCAGGGAACGCCGGACGACGTGTTCCAGTGGTTCGCCGGCTACCGGATGCAGTTCTTCGCGGAAAAGGGTCTGGCCACCCCGATCGACGACGTCTGGAAGACGATCGGCGGCAACTTCCCGCCGGCGATGCACGATCTGAGCAAGGGCCAGGACGGCAAGTACTACCTGGTGCCGCTGACGACGTCGCCGTGGGCGGTCTTCTACCGCAAGAGCGTCTTTGAGAAGCACGGTTACGAGGTCCCCACCACGTGGGACGCGTACGTCGCCCTGTGCAGGCGGATGAAGAAGGACGGCCTCGTCCCGATCGCGTACGGCGACAAGGACGCCTGGCCGGCGATGGGCTCCTTCGACCAGATCAACTTCCGTCTCAACGGCTACGACTTCCATGTCGAGCTGATGGCGGGCAAGGCCTCGTGGACCGACGCGAAGGTCCGCAAGGTCTTCGACACCTGGGCCGAGACCCTCCCCTACCATCAGGAGGGCGCGGTCGGCCGTACCTGGCAGGACGCCGCCCAGACGCTGGTGGCGAAGAAGGCCGGCATGTACATGCTCGGCATGTTCGTGGCCCAGCAGTTCACGGACAAGGCGGACCTGGACGACCTGGACTTCTTCGCCTTCCCGGAGATCGACCCGGCGTACGGACAGGACACCGTCGAGGCGCCGACCGACGGCATCATGCTCAGCAAGAAGCCCAGAAACCACGCCGGTTCCGTCAAGCTGCTCGAATTCCTCGGCACCCCGCAGGCCGAGGAGACCTACCTGAAGGCCGACCCGAGCCTCATCGCCGCCTCCTCGAAGGCTGACACCTCCGCGTACAGCGCCCTCCAGAAGAAGGCGTACGCGATGATCAGCGGCGCGAAGCACCTCACGCAGTTCATGGACCGTGACAGCCGCCCGGACTTCACCTCCACGGTGATGCAGCCCGCGCTCCAGAAGTTCGTCCGCGACCCCAAGGGGATCGACGGCCTGCTCTCCTCGATCGAGCGCCAGAAGAAGACGATCTTCGCGTCCGGCTGA
- a CDS encoding LacI family DNA-binding transcriptional regulator: MTAGLERSASSSAPRSEDVARLAGVSRKTVSRVLNNEPYVSDESRRRVLAAAEELGYRLNHAARSLASGRTRSIGVVALGTAGYGTASLLVGIEQAVRDAGYALRVVNTPDGDPQSIAGALESLLEQGVDGIVVSVPIVEGEVPLGVDVPVLFIGAPPAFTAARTLTVGVGAHQLARAVTEHLLDLGHATVHHLAGPRRWYATKDRIEGWRAALAARGAHEPPVLNGDWSAASGYAAGLGLASDRSVTAVFAAGDEMAIGLIHGLRESGRRVPEDVSVVGFDGNPVFAYVSPPLTTVRQPFEAAASEGIRLLLHAMERPDTELPPVNEPPVELIVRGSTAPPSSL; the protein is encoded by the coding sequence ATGACAGCAGGGCTGGAGCGCAGTGCGAGCTCCTCCGCGCCGCGCAGTGAGGACGTGGCCAGGCTGGCCGGCGTCTCCCGCAAGACCGTCTCCCGGGTCCTCAACAACGAGCCGTACGTCTCCGACGAGTCCCGCCGACGTGTCCTCGCGGCTGCCGAGGAACTCGGCTACCGGCTGAACCACGCGGCCAGATCACTGGCCTCCGGCCGTACCCGGTCGATCGGTGTGGTTGCCCTGGGCACCGCCGGATATGGAACCGCCTCCCTGCTCGTGGGCATCGAACAGGCCGTACGGGACGCCGGTTACGCGCTGCGCGTGGTCAACACCCCGGACGGCGACCCGCAAAGCATCGCCGGCGCGCTGGAATCACTTCTGGAGCAGGGCGTGGACGGCATCGTCGTCTCGGTACCCATCGTCGAGGGCGAAGTCCCGCTCGGCGTCGACGTGCCGGTCCTCTTCATAGGTGCGCCGCCCGCCTTCACCGCCGCCCGGACACTGACCGTCGGCGTGGGCGCCCATCAGCTGGCCCGCGCGGTCACCGAACACCTGCTGGACCTGGGACACGCGACCGTCCATCACCTCGCCGGTCCTCGCCGGTGGTACGCCACCAAGGACCGCATCGAGGGGTGGCGGGCGGCGCTGGCGGCCCGGGGCGCGCATGAACCGCCCGTGCTGAACGGCGACTGGTCGGCGGCCTCCGGGTACGCCGCGGGCCTCGGGCTGGCCTCGGACCGCTCGGTGACCGCCGTGTTCGCCGCGGGCGACGAGATGGCCATCGGACTGATCCACGGCCTGCGGGAGAGCGGGCGCCGCGTGCCGGAAGACGTCAGTGTCGTCGGTTTCGACGGCAACCCCGTCTTCGCCTACGTCTCCCCGCCCCTGACCACGGTCCGTCAGCCCTTCGAGGCGGCGGCGAGCGAAGGAATCCGGCTTCTCCTCCACGCCATGGAGAGGCCTGACACCGAACTGCCGCCGGTGAACGAGCCACCCGTCGAACTGATCGTCCGCGGTTCCACCGCGCCTCCGTCCTCCCTCTGA
- a CDS encoding RICIN domain-containing protein has protein sequence MSPAQTGARPGAAPRSRPVPFLSLAFILLVAAMAMVMPAGRADALARPSQTMYTPPSGAPSPGSLYPRAVRMQHNGSANGTLLATFEQYTSGTPVLPIYRSTDNGNSWSKISEVADTQNGWGMRWEPELFELPTAVGGFPAGTILAAGASVPSDRSAIKIDVYASTDRGQTWTFVSNIATGGPAFDTNGNTPVWEPFFLYANGKLIVYYSDQRDPGHGQKVVHQVTTDLRTWGPVVDDVAMPTYSQRPGMPTVAKLPNGTYVMTYEYGGSPSGNFAVYYKISADPEAFDSVTGIPLRSTDGVVPTSTPYITWLPTGGPNGTLVVGAYSTSDLFLNTQNGAANTWTRISSGVAGGYSRGMVPLPDGHSLLVLSGGSGGSNLSNPVTYSTIDLGGGISDGATYTVSNAGGNLMLSIAGGSTANGADATQQNADNATDQQWRFVQQTSGYFKILNVASGKVLGVENQSTADGARILQWDDNGTLDHEWAVAPSPAGGYHLINRVTGKYLEIPNASTPTGTVADQWSATGCACQRWNVTQTAPPPLGTGQYVLVNKNSGKYLDIPQGSTATGTATQQWQNSACFCQLFTFRSAGGGAWTIRNVNSNLNLDIRNGSTTAGAAVVQNTASTANSQKWTLTDAGNGFYELKNVGSGFNAAVAQSSTSDGAAVVQWNDLNIDDQFWRIVRIN, from the coding sequence ATGTCCCCTGCGCAGACAGGCGCCAGACCCGGCGCCGCTCCGCGTTCCCGTCCCGTCCCCTTCCTGTCCCTGGCGTTCATCCTGCTCGTCGCGGCCATGGCCATGGTCATGCCCGCCGGCCGGGCGGACGCCCTGGCCCGTCCCTCGCAGACGATGTACACCCCGCCGTCGGGTGCGCCCTCGCCCGGGTCGCTCTACCCGAGGGCGGTGCGGATGCAGCACAACGGCTCCGCCAACGGCACCCTCCTCGCGACCTTCGAGCAGTACACCTCCGGCACGCCGGTCCTGCCGATCTACCGCAGCACGGACAACGGCAATTCCTGGTCGAAGATCTCCGAGGTCGCCGACACCCAGAACGGCTGGGGCATGCGCTGGGAGCCCGAGCTGTTCGAGCTGCCCACGGCGGTGGGCGGCTTCCCGGCCGGCACCATCCTGGCCGCCGGCGCCTCGGTCCCCTCCGACCGCTCGGCCATCAAGATCGATGTCTACGCCAGCACCGACCGCGGACAGACCTGGACCTTCGTCAGCAACATCGCCACCGGAGGCCCGGCGTTCGACACGAACGGCAACACCCCCGTATGGGAGCCGTTCTTCCTCTACGCCAACGGCAAGCTGATCGTCTACTACTCCGACCAGCGCGACCCCGGCCACGGCCAGAAGGTCGTGCACCAGGTGACCACGGACCTCCGCACCTGGGGCCCGGTCGTGGACGACGTGGCGATGCCCACCTACAGCCAGCGCCCGGGTATGCCCACCGTCGCGAAACTGCCCAACGGCACCTACGTCATGACGTACGAGTACGGCGGCTCCCCCTCGGGCAACTTCGCCGTCTACTACAAGATCTCCGCCGATCCGGAGGCCTTCGACTCCGTCACGGGCATCCCCCTGCGGTCGACGGACGGCGTGGTCCCCACCAGCACCCCGTACATCACGTGGCTGCCCACCGGCGGTCCGAACGGCACGCTCGTCGTCGGCGCCTACAGCACCAGCGACCTGTTCCTCAACACCCAGAACGGCGCCGCGAACACCTGGACGCGCATCAGCTCCGGCGTCGCCGGTGGCTACAGCCGCGGCATGGTGCCCCTGCCCGACGGCCACAGCCTGCTCGTGCTCAGTGGCGGCAGCGGAGGCAGCAACCTCTCCAACCCCGTCACCTACAGCACCATCGACCTGGGCGGCGGCATCTCGGACGGCGCCACCTACACCGTGTCGAACGCGGGCGGCAACCTCATGCTGAGCATCGCGGGCGGCTCCACCGCCAACGGCGCCGACGCCACCCAGCAGAACGCCGACAACGCCACCGACCAGCAGTGGCGCTTCGTGCAGCAGACCTCCGGCTACTTCAAGATCCTCAACGTCGCCAGCGGCAAGGTCCTCGGCGTGGAGAACCAGTCCACCGCCGACGGAGCCAGGATCCTCCAGTGGGACGACAACGGCACCCTGGACCACGAGTGGGCCGTCGCCCCGAGCCCGGCCGGCGGCTACCACCTCATCAACCGTGTGACCGGCAAGTACCTGGAGATCCCGAACGCCTCCACCCCCACCGGCACCGTCGCCGATCAGTGGAGCGCCACCGGTTGCGCCTGCCAGCGCTGGAACGTCACCCAGACCGCTCCACCGCCGCTGGGCACCGGGCAGTACGTCCTCGTCAACAAGAACAGCGGGAAGTACCTGGACATCCCGCAGGGCTCGACCGCCACCGGTACGGCCACCCAGCAGTGGCAGAACTCGGCCTGTTTCTGCCAGCTGTTCACCTTCCGGTCCGCCGGCGGCGGAGCCTGGACCATCAGGAACGTCAACAGCAACCTGAACCTGGACATCCGTAACGGCTCCACCACCGCCGGAGCCGCCGTCGTCCAGAACACGGCGTCCACCGCGAACTCGCAGAAGTGGACCCTCACCGACGCGGGCAACGGGTTCTACGAACTCAAGAACGTGGGCAGCGGCTTCAACGCCGCCGTCGCCCAGTCCTCCACCAGCGACGGCGCAGCGGTCGTGCAGTGGAACGACCTGAACATCGACGACCAGTTCTGGAGGATCGTCCGCATCAACTGA
- a CDS encoding MarR family winged helix-turn-helix transcriptional regulator, giving the protein MGEEPEIRTAKEAADHELILAFGRLQGAANRLEYLLGRALEVECGISHLVFEVLLILGRASEPGLSMRAIAQEQVLTTGGATRLVDRMETAGLVTRAESPDDRRGKLVRLTPLGEETAVRAALVHLENIKRYFVEPLPAGDRERFAQDLRILSHTARDVLPRLP; this is encoded by the coding sequence ATGGGTGAGGAACCGGAGATCAGGACGGCGAAGGAGGCCGCCGACCATGAGCTCATCCTCGCCTTCGGGCGACTGCAGGGGGCGGCGAACCGGCTGGAGTACCTCCTCGGCCGGGCCCTCGAGGTGGAGTGCGGCATCAGCCACCTGGTCTTCGAGGTGCTGCTGATCCTCGGGCGGGCGAGCGAGCCCGGGTTGTCCATGCGGGCCATCGCCCAGGAGCAGGTCCTGACCACCGGCGGCGCCACCCGGCTGGTGGACCGCATGGAGACGGCCGGTCTGGTGACGCGCGCGGAGTCACCCGACGACCGGCGCGGGAAGCTGGTGCGGCTGACCCCGCTGGGCGAGGAGACGGCCGTACGCGCTGCGCTGGTCCACCTGGAGAACATCAAGCGGTACTTCGTGGAGCCCCTCCCCGCAGGGGACCGCGAGCGGTTCGCGCAGGATCTGCGCATCCTCAGCCACACGGCCCGGGATGTCCTGCCTCGGCTTCCCTGA
- a CDS encoding DsbA family protein: MKLVYVFDAYCGWSHGFTATLREITSRHPELPVEVVSGGLFTGPGRVPIREFGHVQGANAAIAELTGAEFGQAYEELIADGSFVMDSEAAARGVAAVRQAAPDRAVELAAALQRAFYVDGLSLSETATYRTVARAAGLDADAVVAAFEAPEAQTAAHADFRRAARFGVTGFPTLPAVDGDSVTPLAHGHATADEVDERLAAH, encoded by the coding sequence ATGAAGCTCGTCTACGTCTTCGACGCCTATTGCGGCTGGTCGCACGGATTCACCGCGACCCTGCGCGAGATCACCTCGCGCCACCCGGAGCTGCCGGTCGAGGTCGTCTCCGGCGGTCTGTTCACCGGGCCGGGTCGGGTGCCGATCCGGGAGTTCGGTCACGTCCAGGGCGCCAACGCCGCGATCGCCGAGCTGACCGGTGCCGAGTTCGGCCAGGCGTACGAGGAGTTGATCGCCGACGGTTCGTTCGTGATGGACTCCGAGGCCGCCGCCCGTGGCGTCGCAGCCGTGCGCCAGGCGGCCCCCGACCGCGCGGTGGAGCTGGCCGCGGCCTTGCAGCGCGCCTTCTACGTCGACGGCCTGAGCCTGTCGGAGACGGCCACGTACCGGACGGTCGCCCGGGCGGCCGGGCTCGACGCGGATGCCGTCGTCGCCGCCTTCGAAGCGCCCGAGGCGCAGACTGCCGCCCACGCCGACTTCCGCCGCGCGGCCCGGTTCGGGGTCACCGGGTTCCCCACTCTGCCGGCCGTCGACGGCGACTCCGTCACCCCGCTCGCCCACGGCCACGCCACCGCCGACGAGGTCGACGAACGCCTCGCCGCGCACTGA
- a CDS encoding MBL fold metallo-hydrolase, protein MNTLDFKVLDLDFPAGSKNKTATLVTGENEALLVDAGFTRADGHRLAAEILDSGRKLTTVFVSHGDPDFYFGAEVLADAFPEAKFVATPIVVEHIRHSYEGKLKAWAALGPNLPTRLVELEPLTGDLTLEGHRFELRGGSEELSDRHYLWQPESRAVLGGVLLFQQEHVWVADTATPESRAAWIKLLDEMAALDPQLVVPGHRLPGTAADASAIRATRDYLVAFEEELGKAADGAALTEALVRRHPDNGMLIAAQIGAKVAKGEMKWG, encoded by the coding sequence ATGAACACCCTCGACTTCAAGGTCCTCGACCTGGACTTCCCGGCCGGAAGCAAGAACAAGACCGCCACCCTCGTCACCGGTGAGAACGAGGCGCTGCTGGTCGACGCCGGCTTCACCCGCGCCGACGGCCACCGCCTGGCCGCCGAGATCCTCGACTCCGGCAGGAAGCTCACCACCGTCTTCGTCTCCCACGGCGACCCGGACTTCTACTTCGGCGCCGAGGTCCTCGCGGACGCGTTCCCCGAGGCGAAGTTCGTCGCCACCCCGATCGTCGTCGAGCACATCCGGCACTCCTACGAGGGCAAGCTCAAGGCCTGGGCGGCGCTCGGACCGAACCTCCCCACCCGCCTCGTCGAGCTGGAGCCGCTGACCGGCGATCTCACCCTGGAGGGCCACCGCTTCGAGCTGAGGGGCGGCTCCGAGGAGCTGTCCGACCGGCACTACCTCTGGCAGCCCGAGTCCCGCGCCGTGCTCGGCGGTGTCCTGCTCTTCCAGCAGGAGCACGTCTGGGTGGCCGACACCGCCACCCCCGAGTCCCGCGCCGCCTGGATCAAGCTGCTGGACGAGATGGCCGCCCTCGACCCGCAGCTCGTCGTCCCCGGCCACCGCCTGCCCGGGACCGCCGCAGACGCCTCCGCCATCAGGGCCACCCGCGACTATCTCGTCGCCTTCGAGGAGGAGCTCGGCAAGGCGGCCGACGGCGCCGCGCTGACCGAGGCGCTCGTCCGGCGCCATCCGGACAACGGCATGCTGATCGCCGCGCAGATCGGTGCGAAGGTCGCCAAGGGTGAGATGAAGTGGGGCTGA
- a CDS encoding nuclear transport factor 2 family protein: MSEFVTSTAPADVVRRQYLASCAGDLEALRATLAPDVEWTEMAGFPLAGTYRTPDGVTSNVMERLGQDWEGWTAHDDTYVVEGENVVVLARYTAANKATGKPVDVRVAHHFVVRGGLIVRFEQFVDTALVREAMTA, from the coding sequence ATGAGCGAGTTCGTCACTTCCACGGCCCCCGCCGACGTCGTCCGCCGCCAGTACCTGGCCTCCTGCGCAGGCGACCTGGAGGCCCTGCGCGCCACTCTCGCACCCGACGTGGAGTGGACCGAGATGGCCGGCTTCCCCCTCGCCGGCACCTACCGCACCCCCGACGGCGTCACGTCGAACGTGATGGAGAGGCTCGGCCAGGACTGGGAGGGCTGGACCGCCCATGACGACACCTACGTCGTCGAGGGCGAGAACGTCGTCGTCCTCGCCCGCTACACCGCGGCCAACAAGGCCACCGGCAAGCCGGTCGACGTCCGCGTCGCCCACCACTTCGTCGTCCGCGGCGGACTCATCGTGCGCTTCGAACAGTTCGTCGACACGGCGCTGGTGCGCGAGGCCATGACCGCCTGA
- a CDS encoding phosphocholine-specific phospholipase C — MPEANRRRFLQLAGATTAFTALSGSIERAAALPANHRTGSIEDVEHIVVLMQENRSFDHYFGTLRGVRGFGDPRPVTLPNGKSVWHQADGAGKDVLPFRPDADDLGLAFLQDLPHGWNDGHAAFDGGRYDKWVPAKSATTMAYLNREDIPFHYALADTFTVCDAYHCSFIGSTDPNRYYLWTGHTGNDGKGGGPVLGNEEAGYGWTTYPERLERAGVSWKIYQDVGDGLDAKGSWGWIQDAYRGNYGDNSLLYFRQYQNAAPGDALYDKARTGTDARTGEGYFEQLKADVKGGKLPQISWIVAPEAFTEHPNWPANYGAWYVAQVLDALTSDPQVWARTALFVTYDENDGFFDHLVPPFPPASAAQGRSTVDVGLDVFPGDSSRTAGPYGLGQRVPMLVVSPWSKGGYVCSETLDHTSVIRFMERRFGVHEPNISPWRRAVCGDLTSAFDFSRPDTRPVVLPDTDGYEPPDRNRHPDYVPTPPAVPVLPKQERGSRPTRPLGYAPAVHGSVDPASGALTLTFTSGAKAGAAFLVTSGNRADGPWSYTTGAGETVSDTWNSAYPGGSYDLTVHGPNGFLRAFKGAGKAAGAEVSARHVGEGIELTFSHRGHGTVQLRVTDGYGGRPTTVGLRPGQSLRRTLDLRASRRWYDLTVTSGTDPAFLRRFAGHVENGRPGVSDPAIVTQ, encoded by the coding sequence ATGCCCGAAGCCAACCGCCGCCGATTCCTCCAACTCGCGGGCGCCACCACGGCGTTCACCGCTCTTTCCGGCAGCATCGAACGTGCCGCCGCGCTGCCCGCGAACCATCGCACGGGGTCGATCGAGGACGTCGAGCACATCGTCGTCCTGATGCAGGAGAACCGCTCCTTCGACCACTACTTCGGCACGCTGCGCGGCGTCAGAGGCTTCGGCGACCCGCGCCCGGTCACGCTCCCGAACGGCAAGTCGGTCTGGCACCAGGCGGACGGCGCGGGCAAGGACGTCCTCCCGTTCCGTCCCGACGCCGACGACCTGGGGCTCGCCTTCCTCCAGGACCTCCCGCACGGCTGGAACGACGGTCACGCCGCCTTCGACGGCGGCAGGTACGACAAGTGGGTGCCCGCCAAGAGCGCCACGACGATGGCGTACCTGAACCGCGAGGACATCCCCTTCCACTACGCGCTCGCCGACACCTTTACCGTCTGCGACGCCTACCACTGCTCCTTCATCGGCTCCACCGACCCCAACCGCTACTACCTGTGGACCGGGCACACCGGCAACGACGGCAAGGGCGGCGGCCCGGTCCTCGGCAACGAGGAGGCCGGCTACGGCTGGACGACGTACCCCGAACGCCTCGAGCGGGCCGGGGTCTCCTGGAAGATCTACCAGGACGTCGGCGACGGCCTGGACGCGAAGGGCAGCTGGGGCTGGATCCAGGACGCCTACCGCGGCAACTACGGCGACAACTCGCTGCTCTACTTCAGGCAGTACCAGAACGCCGCGCCCGGCGACGCGCTGTACGACAAGGCGCGCACCGGTACCGACGCCCGCACGGGCGAGGGGTACTTCGAGCAGCTGAAGGCGGACGTCAAGGGCGGCAAGCTGCCCCAGATCTCCTGGATCGTCGCCCCCGAGGCCTTCACCGAGCACCCCAACTGGCCCGCGAACTACGGCGCCTGGTACGTCGCCCAGGTCCTCGACGCGCTGACCTCGGACCCGCAGGTGTGGGCCAGGACGGCCCTGTTCGTCACCTACGACGAGAACGACGGCTTCTTCGACCACCTGGTCCCGCCGTTCCCGCCGGCCTCCGCCGCGCAGGGCCGCTCGACGGTCGACGTGGGCCTCGATGTCTTCCCGGGCGACAGCAGCCGCACCGCCGGCCCCTACGGCCTCGGACAGCGGGTGCCCATGCTCGTCGTCTCCCCCTGGAGCAAGGGCGGTTACGTCTGCTCCGAGACCCTCGACCACACCTCGGTCATCCGGTTCATGGAGCGCCGTTTCGGCGTCCACGAGCCGAACATCTCGCCGTGGCGGCGCGCGGTGTGCGGCGATCTGACCTCCGCGTTCGACTTCTCCCGCCCGGACACCCGGCCGGTCGTCCTGCCGGACACCGACGGCTACGAGCCGCCGGACAGGAACCGCCACCCCGACTATGTGCCCACCCCGCCGGCCGTCCCCGTCCTGCCGAAGCAGGAGCGCGGCTCACGGCCCACCCGCCCGCTCGGGTACGCGCCCGCCGTGCACGGTTCGGTGGACCCGGCCTCGGGGGCTCTCACTCTCACCTTCACCTCCGGGGCCAAGGCGGGCGCCGCCTTCCTGGTCACCTCCGGCAACCGCGCCGACGGGCCCTGGAGTTACACCACCGGGGCCGGCGAGACCGTCTCCGACACCTGGAACTCCGCGTACCCGGGCGGCTCGTACGACCTGACCGTGCACGGCCCGAACGGATTCCTGCGCGCCTTCAAGGGGGCGGGGAAGGCGGCCGGCGCCGAGGTGAGCGCCCGGCACGTCGGCGAGGGGATCGAGCTGACCTTCAGCCACCGGGGTCACGGCACGGTGCAACTGCGGGTGACCGACGGCTACGGCGGCCGTCCCACGACCGTCGGGCTGCGGCCCGGCCAGTCGCTCAGGCGCACCCTGGACCTGCGGGCGAGCCGCCGGTGGTACGACCTCACCGTCACGTCCGGCACCGACCCGGCGTTCCTCAGGCGGTTCGCCGGACACGTCGAGAACGGCCGCCCCGGCGTGAGCGACCCGGCGATCGTCACGCAGTGA
- a CDS encoding phospholipid scramblase-related protein: MTTHSNTPSGWYPDPHGAAQTLRYWDGAQWTEHTHADGKGQAAPQVPHQTGPDERVQRQVQQQAGVAAGGPGGGTLFSEPVLVVNQKAKLIELTNEYRVMDQQGGQLGSVVQVGQSALRKILRFVVSIDQYLTHKLEIRDAHGQPVLLLTRPAKFLKSRVVVTRPDGQPVGEIVQQNVFGKINFAINADGRQVGAIKAENWRAWNFAIVDHADNEVARITKTWEGLAKTMFTTADNYVLQIHYQLPEPLLSLVVATALTVDTALKQDSRGLG; the protein is encoded by the coding sequence GTGACCACGCATTCGAACACACCTTCAGGCTGGTACCCGGACCCGCACGGGGCGGCCCAGACCTTGCGTTACTGGGACGGCGCCCAGTGGACCGAGCACACGCACGCGGACGGCAAGGGCCAGGCCGCGCCGCAGGTGCCGCACCAGACGGGGCCGGACGAGCGCGTCCAGCGCCAGGTGCAGCAGCAGGCCGGGGTCGCGGCGGGCGGCCCCGGCGGCGGCACGCTCTTCAGCGAGCCGGTGCTGGTGGTGAACCAGAAGGCCAAGCTGATCGAGCTGACCAACGAGTACAGGGTCATGGACCAGCAGGGCGGTCAGCTCGGCTCGGTCGTCCAGGTCGGCCAGAGCGCGCTGCGCAAGATCCTGCGCTTCGTCGTCAGCATCGACCAGTACCTGACGCACAAGCTGGAGATCCGCGACGCCCACGGGCAGCCGGTGCTGCTGCTGACGCGTCCGGCGAAGTTCCTCAAGTCCCGGGTGGTCGTGACGCGCCCCGACGGGCAGCCGGTCGGTGAGATCGTCCAGCAGAACGTCTTCGGGAAGATCAACTTCGCCATCAACGCGGACGGCCGGCAGGTCGGCGCGATCAAGGCGGAGAACTGGCGGGCCTGGAACTTCGCGATCGTCGACCACGCCGACAACGAGGTCGCCCGGATCACCAAGACCTGGGAAGGCCTCGCCAAGACGATGTTCACCACGGCGGACAACTACGTCCTCCAGATCCACTACCAGCTGCCCGAGCCGCTGCTGAGCCTGGTCGTCGCCACGGCACTCACGGTGGACACCGCGCTCAAGCAGGACTCGCGCGGTCTGGGCTGA
- a CDS encoding phosphatase PAP2 family protein, whose product MNARTEPGEAEPVTPARPPIVRELLLVAGLFLVYKLGRQLAAGHTGEALRNAHDVWHVERLLRLPGEGSVQALLLHGDTLVEVANTYYATVHFPATLAFLVWLYLRRPAHYVWARRVLAAVTGAALVLHLLVPLAPPRMLAATGLVDTARVYGPSVYGPPQTDHLSNQFAAMPSLHFAWALMVAIGLVVATRSRWRWLWLLHPLLTLLVIVGTANHYWLDAIVAGALLALALTLVHIPRRTATSAAPGPRALVPAEGPVLVGAGR is encoded by the coding sequence ATGAATGCCCGCACCGAGCCTGGGGAAGCGGAGCCGGTCACGCCGGCGCGGCCGCCCATAGTCCGAGAGCTGCTGCTGGTCGCAGGGCTCTTCCTCGTCTACAAGCTCGGCCGGCAGCTGGCCGCCGGCCACACCGGCGAGGCTCTTCGCAACGCACACGACGTGTGGCACGTCGAGCGCCTGCTCCGGCTGCCCGGGGAAGGCTCCGTCCAGGCCCTGCTGCTGCACGGTGACACCCTGGTCGAGGTCGCGAACACCTACTACGCGACCGTGCACTTCCCCGCCACCCTGGCGTTCCTGGTCTGGCTCTACCTGCGGCGCCCGGCCCACTACGTGTGGGCCCGCCGGGTGCTGGCCGCGGTCACCGGCGCCGCCCTGGTGCTCCACCTCCTCGTTCCGCTCGCCCCGCCGCGGATGCTGGCGGCGACCGGACTCGTCGACACTGCGCGCGTGTACGGGCCTTCCGTGTACGGGCCGCCGCAGACCGACCATCTGTCGAACCAGTTCGCGGCGATGCCCTCGCTGCACTTCGCCTGGGCCCTGATGGTCGCGATCGGCCTCGTCGTCGCCACCCGGTCGCGGTGGCGGTGGCTGTGGCTGCTCCATCCCCTGCTGACCCTGCTGGTGATCGTGGGCACGGCGAACCACTACTGGCTCGACGCGATCGTGGCGGGCGCGCTGCTCGCCCTCGCGCTCACCCTGGTCCACATCCCCCGGCGCACGGCCACGTCGGCGGCGCCCGGTCCGCGCGCCCTGGTCCCGGCCGAGGGGCCGGTCCTCGTGGGAGCGGGCCGATGA